A genomic stretch from Plasmodium cynomolgi strain B DNA, chromosome 8, whole genome shotgun sequence includes:
- a CDS encoding hypothetical protein (putative) — protein MKDIFMKLILAKSPPAKCSYARKSSVISSGVISSSTISSSTIRRGTIGSGTIGSGTHATCKRMHSHADAPPCGEDNCSSIINYKMVLGLKKVEINNLSSMCRDFHNIFRIDKHQLVKYTNDILPFVRYLRTSEIVMILHHYAFICYHNVHFYDSVWSQAINRLHDIDCKELALIIYSMGKIKYTNKDMLSFFEKEIKKWVNKFTGRDCSLILKGLKCLNYNNEEIYSLIYNRILAISDNLNILDICIILNTHSKSKNINLNLFETLLDKSLTFYSVLNEQCIGSLLWSVSHANIKAEKYFALLGLRLRMLMHEKFVKEGKLPQKDPFEEDISRGGKKCREDKPARESKNECPQRGVHQMNGAPTSDDINYQDSQTSRNGSIDDYNYDLFENNSGSDNGNESSDMSDHIDDWNFRLSSHTLCKYENVIPSIIYSFGKQKTYMKHNIYVDRNLYNHILNSYSVEHSINSSPQESVYLFDISRKILKDKHIFDNPNDGQKKNKLRKYHIKKYYQDIIYIVNNYLPFFLCNIHYNDLKNVLFGIAKIEMSVNKKLLNDIFELIVRYVKSNLYKNYELINLSRSLSLLPHVKADLWHCIIDCYKNNFMENTSVKNNCYMFYIFSFVWKGLASTKFQDNLILYICEKTAHLSKEDVIHVIKGLINLNYYHDELVKNVTNYVIKNYESFNLIDIVYILKYFTAMHLRNETMDITPRAIEDILLQEKMSKEKNFTTEEIHCDEE, from the exons ATGAAAGACATTTTTATGAAGCTCATCCTGGCGAAAAGTCCTCCCGCCAAATGTTCCTACGCGAGGAAGAGCAGCGTGATAAGTAGCGGCGTGATAAGTAGCAGCACGATAAGTAGCAGCACGATAAGGAGAGGCACGATAGGGAGCGGCACGATAGGGAGCGGCACTCATGCCACATGCAAACGGATGCACAGCCACGCGGATGCCCCCCCCTGCGGCGAAGACAATTGCAGCTCCATAATAAACTACAAAATGGTGCTAGGCttgaaaaaagtagaaataaATAACCTGTCGTCCATGTGCAGGGACTTCCACAATATCTTCCGAATTGACAAGCACCAATTGGTAAAGTACACAAATGATATCCTACCCTTTGTGAGGTACCTGAGGACGAGTGAGATCGTCATGATTTTACACCACTATGCTTTTATATGCTACCACAATGTACACTTCTACGACAGTGTGTGGAGCCAAGCGATAAACAGGCTGCATGATATCGACTGTAAGGAGCTGGCCCTTATAATATACAGCATGGGGAAGATAAAGTACACGAATAAAGatatgctttcctttttcgaaaaggaaataaaaaaatgggtgaacAAATTTACAGGAAGAGATTGTTCCCTAATATTGAAAGGCTTGAAATGCTTAAATTACAATAATGAAGAGATTTATTCACTTATTTATAACCGAATTTTAGCCATATCGGATAATTTGAATATCCTCGATATTTGCATCATTTTGAATACCCACAGTAAAAGTAAGAATATCAATTTGAATTTGTTCGAAACACTCCTGGACAAATCGCTGACCTTTTATTCAGTCCTAAATGAGCAATGCATTGGGTCTCTACTATGGAGTGTAAGTCATGCTAACATTAAAGCGGAGAAATATTTTGCCTTGTTGGGTTTGAGGCTGCGCATGCTTATGCACGAGAAGTTCGTGAAGGAAGGAAAGCTTCCGCAGAAAGATCCCTTTGAGGAAGATATCTctcgagggggaaaaaaatgcagggAAGATAAACCAGCAAGAGAATCGAAAAATGAATGCCCCCAAAGGGGGGTCCACCAAATGAATGGCGCACCCACATCGGATGACATAAACTATCAGGATAGCCAAACCAGCAGAAACGGAAGCATAGATGATTATAATTATGACCTTTTCGAAAATAACAGCGGATCGGATAACGGAAACGAATCAAGTGATATGTCCGACCATATAGACGACTGGAACTTCCGACTCAGTTCCCATACCTtgtgtaaatatgaaaatgtcaTACCCTCCATTATCTACTCATTCGGGAAGCAAAAAACGTATATGAAGCACAATATCTATGTGGAcagaaatttatataatcacATTCTTAACAGCTACAGTGTTGAACATAGCATTAACAGCAGCCCGCAGGAAAGTGTGTACCTGTTTGATATAtcgagaaaaattttaaaagataaacacatttttgataATCCGAATGAtggtcagaaaaaaaataaattaagaaaatatcatattaaaaaatattatcaagatataatttatatagtAAATAATTacctgcctttttttttgtgcaacaTACACTacaatgatttaaaaaatgtcctTTTTGGGATTGCCAAAATTGAAATGTctgtgaataaaaaattgcttaaCGATATATTTGAATTAATTGTTCGGTATGTAAAATCtaatttgtacaaaaattatgaactTATCAATTTATCGAGATCGTTATCTCTGTTGCCTCATGTCAAGGCAGACTTATGGCATTGCATCATCGATtgttacaaaaataatttcatggAAAATACCAGTGTGAAGAATAACTGTTAcatgttttatatattctcCTTCGTTTGGAAGGGTTTGGCTAGCACAAAATTTCAGGACAACttaattctttatatatgtgaGAAAACTGCTCATCTGAGCAAAGAGGACGTCATACATGTCATTAAAGGATTGATTAATCTCAATTATTATCATGACGAGttagtaaaaaatgtaactaaTTATGTGATAAAGAATTACGAATCCTTTAACCTCATCGACATAGTATACATTTTAAAGTACTTCACAGCTATGCACTTACGGAACGAAAct ATGGACATAACTCCCAGAGCAATTGAAGATATCCTACTGCAGGAGAAGATgagcaaggaaaaaaatttcaccaCGGAGGAGATTCACTGTGAtgaggaataa
- a CDS encoding hypothetical protein (putative): MEKLEEVFQTHILSHMKKGSSNNIRSDNNSNKGKGPKGLIIESNTNEHFRNVFQTNPDPYLLPNFNDNHFDDKNPNIGRNLIPDLRNNVPILKPDGLLVGPDNKFFNPKNLRYDPIGPFGNEPNADNKPEIKLGKRAVPKGANTYM; encoded by the exons ATGGAAAAACTCGAGGAGGTCTTCCAGACTCATATATTAAGCcacatgaaaaaagggagcagcaACAACATCCGTAGTGATAACAATAGTAATAAGGGAAAAGGTCCCAAGGGACTTATCATAGAATCCAACACAAATGAGCATTTTAGAAATGTTTTCCAAACCAACCCGGATCCATACCTCTTACCAAATTTTAATGACAACCATTTTGATGATAAAAATCCGAACATTGGACGAAATCTAATTCCGGATCTTAGAAATAATGTCCCCATTTTAAAACCAGATGGATTGCTAGTCGGCCCGgacaataaattttttaaccccaAAAATTTGCGCTATGACCCAATTGGGCCATTTGGAAATGAACCCAATGCGGACAACAAACC gGAGATCAAGCTGGGAAAGCGCGCTGTGCCCAAAGGCGCcaacacatatatgtaa
- a CDS encoding hypothetical protein (putative), which yields MCSNGVYQLKKILLKYSETGHSSRNVRFFLRFILPDYRDENKHLNFEIQHEQYEEPMAIFEYINNSRYEISLKDIKSKHIVDVINLYKDSAGNSDYLKHGGPRVYSNKRSIQGLWCPSIYSELNAIAYLKKKKKNIKLPKYTRESLNLNHDVIKGNGRWGNENLFPKGFDQRYLKNIFCYPFKDSAPNTGAQSEEGQTAQAHMNSFYKFYKN from the exons atgtgttcCAATGGAGTGTaccaattaaaaaaaatcctcctcAAGTACAGTGAAACGGGCCATAGCAGCAGGAAtgttcgattttttttaaggttcATTTTACCAGATTATAGGGATGAAAACAAACActtaaattttgaaatacaACATGAACAGTATGAAGAGCCAATGGCCAtatttgaatatataaataatagcAGGTACGAAATATCCTTGAAAGACATAAAATCGAAACATATTGTCGACGTCATTAATTTGTATAAGGACAGCGCGGGGAATTCTGACTATTTGAAGCACGGGGGGCCCAGGGTGTATTCGAACAAGAGGAGCATCCAG GGATTATGGTGCCCCAGCATATACAGTGAACTGAATGCCATcgcttatttaaaaaaaaaaaaaaaaaacattaagcTGCCAAAGTATACGAGAGAAAGTCTAAACTTAAATCACGACGTGATCAAGGGCAACGGAAGATGGGGcaatgaaaatttatttccaaaAGGTTTCGATCAGAGATATTTaaagaacattttttgcTACCCCTTCAAGGACAGTGCACCAAACACGGGCGCGCAAAGTGAAGAGGGACAAACAGCTCAAGCGCATATGAattctttttacaaattttacaAGAATTAG